The following coding sequences are from one Eucalyptus grandis isolate ANBG69807.140 chromosome 11, ASM1654582v1, whole genome shotgun sequence window:
- the LOC104425418 gene encoding transmembrane protein 131 isoform X2 — MKREKTTALLSSSTSSSSSYRERAAAAATHAATPDARGCLHSKSIGCMSGLFHLLSRYQHRRKSLTYGKRQQKNAVVSPPAKDGAPAALVPALLRKGAAGNRDDGPPAAAKRISCEVPRSPTLPAEIRRSHPRRAAPPLPPPLPAQPRPQQPTVVARLMGLTAGEAPESAAEKRRELLGALDKCDRDLKALKKIIDVVRSSEQLRSPVGAAKPNASFDARLQELAAKEDGDTDRDGDDDDDDSSGDNENGNGGGEPQEKEEEQQEQQQPAEQPSPVSVLEEFTRSTLLSGYAKRQSIERLVPPPQKKKPLEEFNYSICLLDRITYEPSLARARIDESRVPAAASPPPSWISEAMRQSVEQVCKDIAWGQRREVGRIGLALHDHICRDLIEEMVREMGYGGIASSLPFEACKRRLRL; from the exons atgaagagagagaagacgaccgccctcctctcctcctctacctcctcctcttcctcctacCGAGagcgcgccgccgccgccgccacccatGCCGCCACCCCCGACGCCCGCGGCTGCCTCCACTCCAAGAGCATCGGATGCATGTCCGGCCTCTTCCACCTCCTCTCCCGCTACCAGCACCGCCGCAAATCCCTCACCTACG GTAAAAGGCAGCAGAAGAACGCTGTGGTCTCTCCTCCCGCCAAGGACGGCGCCCCCGCGGCTCTAGTCCCCGCTTTGCTGCGGAAAGGGGCCGCCGGGAACCGCGACGACGgcccccccgccgccgccaagAGGATCTCGTGCGAGGTGCCGAGGAGCCCCACCCTGCCGGCGGAGATCCGGCGGTCGCACCCCCGGAGAGCCGCGCCGCCGCTACCCCCCCCGCTCCCCGCTCAGCCGCGGCCGCAGCAGCCGACGGTGGTGGCCCGCCTGATGGGGCTCACCGCCGGCGAGGCGCCGGAGTCCGCCGCGGAGAAGAGGCGCGAGCTGCTGGGGGCGCTGGACAAGTGCGACCGGGACCTGAAGGCGCTGAAGAAGATTATCGACGTGGTGCGCTCGTCGGAGCAGCTCCGCTCCCCGGTCGGGGCCGCGAAACCGAACGCGAGCTTCGACGCCCGATTGCAGGAGCTGGCGGCGAAGGAGGACGGGGACACCgaccgcgacggcgacgacgacgacgacgactccTCCGGCGACAACGAGAACGggaacggcggcggcgagccgcaggagaaggaggaggagcagcaggagcagcagcagccggCGGAGCAGCCGAGTCCGGTGTCCGTGCTGGAGGAGTTCACTCGGTCGACGCTGCTCAGCGGCTACGCCAAGCGACAATCCATCG AAAGACTGGTGCCGCCGCCCCAGAAGAAGAAGCCACTAGAAGAGTTCAACTACAGCATATGCCTCCTGGACAGGATCACCTACGAGCCCTCGCTGGCCCGGGCAAGGATCGACGAGAGCCGGGTTCCGGCAGCGGCATCGCCGCCACCATCGTGGATCAGCGAGGCCATGAGGCAGAGCGTGGAGCAGGTGTGCAAGGACATAGCCTGGGGCCAGAGGAGGGAGGTGGGAAGGATAGGCTTGGCCCTGCACGACCACATCTGTAGGGACTTGATAGAGGAGATGGTTAGGGAGATGGGGTATGGGGGCATCGCGAGCTCCCTCCCTTTCGAGGCTTGTAAACGAAGACTCCGTCTCTAG
- the LOC104425418 gene encoding uncharacterized protein LOC104425418 isoform X1, which translates to MKREKTTALLSSSTSSSSSYRERAAAAATHAATPDARGCLHSKSIGCMSGLFHLLSRYQHRRKSLTYGKRQQKNAVVSPPAKDGAPAALVPALLRKGAAGNRDDGPPAAAKRISCEVPRSPTLPAEIRRSHPRRAAPPLPPPLPAQPRPQQPTVVARLMGLTAGEAPESAAEKRRELLGALDKCDRDLKALKKIIDVVRSSEQLRSPVGAAKPNASFDARLQELAAKEDGDTDRDGDDDDDDSSGDNENGNGGGEPQEKEEEQQEQQQPAEQPSPVSVLEEFTRSTLLSGYAKRQSIAHQTRSNNYIACHAERLVPPPQKKKPLEEFNYSICLLDRITYEPSLARARIDESRVPAAASPPPSWISEAMRQSVEQVCKDIAWGQRREVGRIGLALHDHICRDLIEEMVREMGYGGIASSLPFEACKRRLRL; encoded by the exons atgaagagagagaagacgaccgccctcctctcctcctctacctcctcctcttcctcctacCGAGagcgcgccgccgccgccgccacccatGCCGCCACCCCCGACGCCCGCGGCTGCCTCCACTCCAAGAGCATCGGATGCATGTCCGGCCTCTTCCACCTCCTCTCCCGCTACCAGCACCGCCGCAAATCCCTCACCTACG GTAAAAGGCAGCAGAAGAACGCTGTGGTCTCTCCTCCCGCCAAGGACGGCGCCCCCGCGGCTCTAGTCCCCGCTTTGCTGCGGAAAGGGGCCGCCGGGAACCGCGACGACGgcccccccgccgccgccaagAGGATCTCGTGCGAGGTGCCGAGGAGCCCCACCCTGCCGGCGGAGATCCGGCGGTCGCACCCCCGGAGAGCCGCGCCGCCGCTACCCCCCCCGCTCCCCGCTCAGCCGCGGCCGCAGCAGCCGACGGTGGTGGCCCGCCTGATGGGGCTCACCGCCGGCGAGGCGCCGGAGTCCGCCGCGGAGAAGAGGCGCGAGCTGCTGGGGGCGCTGGACAAGTGCGACCGGGACCTGAAGGCGCTGAAGAAGATTATCGACGTGGTGCGCTCGTCGGAGCAGCTCCGCTCCCCGGTCGGGGCCGCGAAACCGAACGCGAGCTTCGACGCCCGATTGCAGGAGCTGGCGGCGAAGGAGGACGGGGACACCgaccgcgacggcgacgacgacgacgacgactccTCCGGCGACAACGAGAACGggaacggcggcggcgagccgcaggagaaggaggaggagcagcaggagcagcagcagccggCGGAGCAGCCGAGTCCGGTGTCCGTGCTGGAGGAGTTCACTCGGTCGACGCTGCTCAGCGGCTACGCCAAGCGACAATCCATCG CTCATCAAACGCGTTCCAACAACTACATAGCCTGCCACGCAGAAAGACTGGTGCCGCCGCCCCAGAAGAAGAAGCCACTAGAAGAGTTCAACTACAGCATATGCCTCCTGGACAGGATCACCTACGAGCCCTCGCTGGCCCGGGCAAGGATCGACGAGAGCCGGGTTCCGGCAGCGGCATCGCCGCCACCATCGTGGATCAGCGAGGCCATGAGGCAGAGCGTGGAGCAGGTGTGCAAGGACATAGCCTGGGGCCAGAGGAGGGAGGTGGGAAGGATAGGCTTGGCCCTGCACGACCACATCTGTAGGGACTTGATAGAGGAGATGGTTAGGGAGATGGGGTATGGGGGCATCGCGAGCTCCCTCCCTTTCGAGGCTTGTAAACGAAGACTCCGTCTCTAG
- the LOC104425417 gene encoding calmodulin-7 codes for MADQLTDDQISEFKEAFSLFDKDGDGCITTKELGTVMRSLGQNPTEAELQDMINEVDADGNGTIDFPEFLNLMARKMKDTDSEEELKEAFRVFDKDQNGFISAAELRHVMTNLGEKLTDEEVDEMIREADVDGDGQINYEEFVKVMMAK; via the exons atGGCGGATCAGCTCACCGACGACCAGATCTCCGAGTTCAAGGAGGCCTTCAGCTTGTTCGACAAGGACGGCGATg GTTGCATCACTACCAAGGAACTTGGAACTGTGATGAGGTCGCTGGGTCAGAACCCAACTGAGGCTGAGCTCCAGGATATGATCAACGAAGTCGATGCTGATGGCAATGGGACCATCGACTTCCCTGAGTTCCTGAACCTCATGGCCAGGAAGATGAAAGACACTGACTCTGAGGAGGAGCTGAAAGAGGCTTTCAGAGTCTTTGACAAGGACCAGAACGGGTTCATCTCGGCTGCGGAGCTGCGCCATGTGATGACTAACCTAGGGGAGAAGCTCACCGATGAAGAAGTGGATGAAATGATCAGGGAGGCTGATGTGGATGGCGATGGACAAATAAACTACGAGGAATTCGTGAAGGTGATGATGGCTAAGTAA